The Pseudoalteromonas sp. DL-6 genome has a window encoding:
- the tssL gene encoding type VI secretion system protein TssL, long form — MDETIIKPRPGRLGRNTPSSNPAQNDADKTVMSVEPPSSKPLGSSKVSIFKNPLLEAATDCFSLVISINQSLEMSNLAALKHRCVEAIKRFEVEVRNQHLSKEVINNSRYCLCAILDESVLNSKWSSMEWADESLLSTFHKETFGGEYFYTLLDSGLAQPERNQQFLELQYHCLNLGFKGKYRLGAGGDTKIEDYRSQLYHLLNQLNGPINNNLSPNWKQRVAAGVELRNQVPLWVIFSVLGLILLMIYLSINMKLNNDVFAVNEKLAGIHPLAVNQTVDKKDQQLRVLEQLLQTEIKMGIVAVAKNSDGIRITINSENLFKQGDAQLLPSFQPILEKLALSLEGTKGRVLITGHTDDLPISTDKYPSNWHLSLARATQVANLMAKSTNLSGRLWPEGKGAAEPIASNSDSASRSLNRRIEIDLLF; from the coding sequence ATGGACGAAACCATTATCAAACCACGCCCAGGTAGACTAGGCCGAAACACGCCAAGTAGTAATCCGGCGCAAAATGACGCTGATAAAACAGTGATGTCAGTCGAGCCACCTTCTTCAAAACCGCTGGGTAGTAGCAAAGTATCGATATTTAAAAATCCTTTGTTAGAAGCGGCAACCGATTGTTTTTCTCTTGTAATTTCAATTAATCAATCGCTTGAAATGAGCAACCTCGCAGCGCTTAAGCATCGTTGTGTTGAGGCTATCAAACGATTTGAAGTGGAAGTTCGCAATCAGCACTTATCAAAAGAAGTGATCAATAATTCGCGCTATTGTTTGTGCGCCATTCTTGATGAGTCTGTATTGAACTCAAAATGGAGCTCAATGGAATGGGCTGATGAAAGTCTGCTTTCTACCTTTCATAAAGAAACATTCGGCGGTGAATATTTTTACACGCTACTTGATTCAGGACTAGCTCAACCTGAGAGAAATCAACAATTTTTAGAGTTGCAATATCATTGCTTGAACTTAGGATTTAAGGGTAAATACCGCCTAGGTGCCGGTGGTGATACAAAAATTGAAGATTACCGTTCACAACTTTATCATTTATTAAACCAGCTTAATGGGCCAATCAACAACAACCTGTCTCCAAACTGGAAGCAGAGAGTGGCGGCTGGTGTTGAACTGAGAAATCAAGTCCCACTGTGGGTCATATTTTCTGTATTGGGACTAATATTATTGATGATTTATTTATCGATAAATATGAAGCTGAATAATGATGTTTTTGCGGTTAATGAAAAACTAGCTGGTATTCACCCCTTAGCAGTCAACCAAACGGTTGATAAAAAAGATCAGCAGTTACGTGTGCTTGAACAGTTGCTGCAAACAGAGATTAAAATGGGGATTGTCGCCGTTGCTAAAAACTCTGACGGGATCCGCATTACAATTAATAGTGAAAACTTGTTTAAGCAAGGAGACGCACAACTTCTCCCTTCATTCCAGCCTATTTTAGAAAAGTTAGCGTTAAGCCTAGAAGGAACTAAAGGGCGAGTCCTCATAACAGGTCACACAGATGACTTACCAATTAGCACTGATAAGTACCCTTCTAATTGGCATCTATCTTTAGCTAGAGCAACACAGGTTGCTAATTTAATGGCTAAAAGCACCAACTTGAGCGGTCGTCTATGGCCAGAAGGAAAGGGCGCAGCAGAGCCTATCGCCAGCAATTCAGATTCAGCTTCTCGGTCGTTAAACCGCAGAATTGAAATCGATCTATTATTTTAA
- the tagH gene encoding type VI secretion system-associated FHA domain protein TagH, which produces MELILNITSYHRLSPEIEATKTVKDSLTFGRSEACDWHLPDPEKIISSKHGTIEKEGDSFYVYDNSTNGLFINFAVAPLGQGNKQRLSDSDVLTIGDFQVNVVLASDQQADVSNSAPSNFQSVDSFAAQNTQPAEQEIPLFDDSIMNESMPEISVTAQQTTDNHIPEDWDELTRLMNTDEFDIGNNANNSSVPVDTPAPIQEPPRSNSHANEHKPDIQSAPVKNVVQSDKILSDAFLKGLGVKDELKGSLNDEKLWFEMGQGLNLLLTELMESLRQRAIVKNKLRLNHTMFQAEQNNPLKFSANIDDVIQNLFIKNSASFLSSNESIKESFIDTRKHEHALLAGADGVLKGMLSQVSPMQINQQANDNSNVLKIIPGQIESKCWKLYQSLYDDISQEVSTKGAMALSDDFLKAYNDRIKETH; this is translated from the coding sequence ATGGAACTGATACTAAACATCACTAGTTATCACAGACTCTCGCCTGAAATTGAAGCTACCAAAACTGTAAAAGATTCATTAACTTTTGGTCGTTCTGAAGCGTGTGATTGGCACCTTCCCGATCCCGAAAAAATAATCTCAAGTAAACACGGCACAATAGAAAAAGAAGGTGACTCTTTTTACGTGTACGATAATTCAACCAATGGTTTATTTATTAATTTTGCTGTAGCACCGCTTGGCCAAGGTAACAAACAACGTTTGTCAGACAGTGACGTATTAACCATTGGCGATTTTCAAGTCAATGTGGTGCTAGCATCTGATCAGCAAGCCGATGTGAGTAACTCTGCTCCAAGCAACTTTCAATCAGTAGATTCTTTTGCTGCGCAAAATACTCAACCGGCTGAGCAGGAGATACCTTTATTCGATGACTCAATTATGAATGAGTCGATGCCTGAGATATCAGTGACTGCGCAACAAACAACAGATAACCATATTCCTGAAGACTGGGATGAATTAACGCGCCTTATGAATACCGATGAGTTTGATATTGGCAATAACGCTAACAATTCATCAGTACCTGTTGATACCCCTGCGCCTATTCAAGAACCCCCCCGTTCAAATAGCCACGCTAATGAGCACAAGCCGGACATACAGTCTGCACCAGTAAAAAACGTGGTTCAAAGTGACAAGATTTTATCTGATGCGTTTTTAAAGGGACTTGGTGTTAAAGACGAGCTTAAAGGTTCACTGAATGATGAAAAACTGTGGTTTGAAATGGGTCAAGGGCTAAATTTATTGCTCACTGAGCTTATGGAATCTTTACGTCAACGCGCGATTGTAAAAAACAAATTAAGATTGAATCATACGATGTTTCAGGCTGAGCAAAACAATCCATTAAAATTTTCTGCCAACATTGATGACGTTATTCAGAACTTGTTCATAAAAAATAGTGCAAGCTTTCTGTCTTCGAATGAATCTATCAAAGAAAGCTTTATAGACACACGTAAGCATGAGCATGCATTACTCGCTGGTGCAGATGGCGTATTAAAAGGGATGTTGTCGCAGGTTTCTCCCATGCAAATTAATCAGCAGGCAAATGATAATTCTAATGTGTTAAAAATTATCCCTGGTCAAATAGAGTCTAAATGCTGGAAGTTATATCAAAGTTTATATGATGATATTTCTCAGGAAGTGAGCACTAAAGGTGCCATGGCATTGTCTGACGATTTCTTAAAAGCATATAACGATCGAATCAAAGAAACGCACTAG
- the tssJ gene encoding type VI secretion system lipoprotein TssJ, translated as MYKVKLYLLSFSLLFLVLGCTTMNKIVPPSTDLIINVSKSVNPDTSERPSPVVMKIFELSSRTIFDTQDFFSLYDTPEKILGPDLLKKDELELQPDSVQQYKMSLNRNTRYVGVVVAYRNIDQARWRAVIEVDPTGYDDINVNVEAIATYMREQ; from the coding sequence ATGTACAAAGTTAAGCTCTACTTATTGAGTTTTAGTTTACTATTTTTGGTACTGGGATGTACGACGATGAATAAAATCGTACCCCCTTCTACCGATCTGATCATTAATGTATCTAAAAGTGTTAATCCAGATACATCAGAACGTCCTTCTCCAGTGGTAATGAAAATTTTTGAGCTTAGCTCAAGAACTATTTTTGACACGCAGGACTTTTTTAGCTTGTATGACACACCTGAAAAGATACTCGGACCTGACTTATTAAAAAAAGATGAGTTAGAACTTCAGCCTGATTCAGTACAGCAATATAAAATGAGCCTTAATCGTAATACGCGTTACGTTGGGGTTGTTGTTGCTTATAGAAATATAGATCAAGCAAGATGGAGAGCCGTTATAGAAGTTGACCCTACCGGTTATGACGATATTAATGTAAATGTAGAAGCAATTGCGACATACATGAGAGAGCAATAA
- the tssK gene encoding type VI secretion system baseplate subunit TssK yields MGDNTRVAWTEGMFLRPQHFQQADKYISNVIKQVCSGNLADPWGLIDISIDNELLNSGQFAVDSLSAITPDLLPIDMPQSTSLPEPLVVNKDVFDEVVYLAIPALKNSGINISSADDNTVTRYKLNDLSVSDDLLGAQSQEIIQVAKVYSKLMLSSDDHSGYIVLPLARIIDVSSEGQIKLDAKYIPPSLKVGQCKPLSGLVREIGSMIKQRAESIAARLSQGYAGSTSVADFIMLQTLNKYDAIFNNLLSVNSLHPNVFYSRLIELAGELSTFSTANKRVPKLPNYDHTNLGQVFNEVVNFLYQSLSHVIEQTATEIKLEQSKFGISFGALKDKSILNSAQFVLAIKASVPHEELRKILPSQIKIGSVETIRDLVNNQIPGITISNLPTAPRQIPYHAGFHYFELNRHGEHWDKLRSSGGIAIHLSGSYPELQLSLWAIRT; encoded by the coding sequence ATGGGTGATAACACTCGTGTTGCTTGGACTGAAGGGATGTTTTTAAGACCTCAGCACTTTCAACAAGCAGATAAGTATATTTCCAATGTTATCAAGCAAGTATGCAGTGGCAATCTTGCTGATCCATGGGGGTTAATCGATATAAGTATTGATAATGAATTGCTTAACAGCGGGCAGTTTGCTGTGGACTCATTATCAGCAATCACTCCAGATTTATTACCAATAGATATGCCTCAATCAACGTCATTACCAGAACCGCTAGTGGTTAATAAAGATGTTTTTGATGAAGTTGTTTATCTTGCCATCCCTGCGCTAAAAAATAGCGGGATTAATATATCTTCAGCCGACGATAATACAGTGACTCGCTATAAACTCAATGACCTGTCAGTGAGTGATGATTTATTAGGAGCGCAGTCTCAAGAAATTATTCAAGTTGCGAAAGTGTATAGCAAATTGATGCTGTCTTCTGATGATCACTCAGGCTATATCGTACTGCCTTTGGCGAGAATTATAGATGTGAGTAGTGAAGGGCAAATAAAGTTAGATGCCAAGTATATTCCTCCATCTTTAAAAGTAGGGCAATGCAAACCTTTATCAGGGTTAGTTAGAGAAATTGGTTCAATGATAAAGCAACGCGCTGAAAGCATAGCCGCTAGACTCAGTCAAGGCTATGCAGGAAGCACCTCAGTTGCTGACTTTATCATGCTGCAAACACTAAATAAGTATGATGCGATATTTAATAACTTGCTTAGCGTCAATAGTTTACACCCTAATGTATTTTATAGTCGTTTAATTGAGCTGGCGGGCGAGTTATCAACTTTCAGCACGGCCAATAAAAGAGTGCCTAAATTACCTAATTATGACCATACTAATTTAGGGCAGGTATTTAATGAAGTAGTTAACTTTTTATACCAGTCGTTAAGCCATGTTATTGAGCAAACAGCAACTGAAATTAAACTTGAGCAAAGCAAATTTGGTATTTCTTTTGGCGCGCTAAAAGACAAGTCTATTCTCAACTCAGCTCAATTTGTTTTAGCAATTAAAGCCAGTGTGCCCCATGAAGAATTAAGAAAAATTCTACCTTCGCAAATTAAAATTGGCAGTGTAGAAACTATTCGAGATTTGGTAAACAACCAAATTCCAGGTATTACGATTAGTAATTTACCAACAGCACCAAGACAAATTCCTTATCATGCTGGTTTTCATTATTTTGAATTAAATAGGCATGGTGAGCATTGGGATAAATTACGTTCCAGTGGGGGAATTGCTATTCACCTCTCAGGAAGCTACCCAGAGCTGCAATTAAGCCTCTGGGCGATAAGAACTTAA